Proteins encoded by one window of Cannabis sativa cultivar Pink pepper isolate KNU-18-1 chromosome 4, ASM2916894v1, whole genome shotgun sequence:
- the LOC115715226 gene encoding uncharacterized membrane protein At3g27390 gives MDLLPGDWFNFSYLVFAFCSALFLGALKGLLVGPIVGLILITGNVGVILGLFPAHVVWTVYTLVNINRLDTPLKVAILLGLPALFGLWLGLSIAGSVLVGLGYGFFTPWVSTFEAFRHENETKKFVHFVVDGTWETIKGSCTVVRDFADLCYHSYPIYLKELRESPDSNEVQTLRFIHVPACIIAGLMGLVVEVPLYTAIAIVKSPYMLFKGWFRLIHDLISREGPFLETACIPIAGLTILVWPIVVVGSVILAVFSSIFVGLHASVIVYQERSFRRGVAYVIAMVAEFDEYTNDWLYLQEGTIFPRPQYRKKNFSRTQSSVGRVSSSASSEAPAMFVPSLAHSRSVRETIQEVKVVQIWGNMLKSCEIRGKELLDSNVITPADLYEWLKAKNSNEAAIIGVGLPCYSLLQFLIHSIESNSSGLLLLENFEVTQLNRPKDKLLDWFFNPVMILKEQIKAIALVEGEVRFLEKVVLFGSNTQRMEAWENGSLAPEDALRAAQMQGISRRMTGMVRSVSKFPTHRRRFRQVVKDLVGYYLEKENSNRSCSMRSTASIENV, from the exons ATGGATTTATTACCTGGAGATTGGTTCAATTTCAGCTATCTGGTTTTTGCATTTTGTTCTGCCCTCTTTCTTGGTGCCCTCAaag GTTTACTTGTGGGACCTATTGTTGGTTTGATATTGATAACAGGGAATGTTGGGGTCATTCTTGGTTTGTTCCCAGCCCATGTTGTGTGGACAGTTTACACCTTAGTAAA TATTAACAGACTTGATACACCACTTAAAGTTGCAATCTTGTTGGGTTTGCCAGCCTTATTTGGTCTTTGGCTGGGTTTGAGCATAGCTGGGAGTGTTCTTGTGGGACTTGGCTATGGATTTTTCACACCGTGGGTTTCAACTTTTGAAGCCTTCAGACATGAAAATGAAACAAAGAAATTTGTACACTTTGTAGTG GATGGAACATGGGAAACCATCAAAGGAAGCTGCACAGTAGTTCGAGATTTTGCTGACTTGTGCTACCATTCTTACCCAATTTACCTAAAAGAATTACGTGAATCCCCTGATTCAAATGAGGTTCAAACTCTTAG GTTCATTCATGTGCCTGCTTGCATCATAGCCGGGTTGATGGGGTTAGTAGTTGAGGTTCCGTTGTATACTGCAATTGCTATTGTAAAGAGTCCATACATGTTGTTCAAAGGATGGTTTAGGCTTATACATGATCTCATTAGCCGAGAAGGACCGTTTCTTGAAACAGCATGCATACCAATTGCCGGTTTGACAATCTTGGTGTGGCCGATTGTTGTTGTTGGAAGCGTCATATTGGCTGTTTTCTCTAGCATTTTTGTTGGACTGCATGCATCGGTCATAGTCTATCAG GAAAGATCTTTCAGAAGAGGTGTGGCTTATGTGATTGCTATGGTTGCTGAATTCGATGAATATACCAATGATTGGCTTTATCTCCAGGAGGGGACTATTTTCCCAAG GCCCCAGTATCGAAAGAAAAACTTTTCAAGAACACAGTCATCTGTTGGACGCGTATCCAGTTCTGCTTCGTCAGAAGCACCTGCAATGTTCGTGCCAAGCTTAGCTCATTCAAGATCAGTCAGAGAGACCATACAAGAAGTGAAAGTAGTGCAG ATATGGGGAAACATGTTGAAATCTTGTGAAATTAGAGGCAAGGAATTATTGGATTCTAATGTGATAACACCAGCAGATCTCTATGAGTGGTTGAAGGCGAAAAACAGCAACGAAGCGGCTATTATTGGTGTAGGCTTGCCTTGTTACTCATTATTGCAGTTTCTGATACACTCCATTGAATCAAATTCAAGTGGTCTATTGTTGCTTGAAAATTTTGAGGTAACCCAATTGAATAGACCAAAGGACAAACTGTTGGATTGGTTCTTTAATCCAGTAATGATCTTAAAAGAACAGATTAAGGCCATAGCATTAGTAGAAGGCGAGGTGAGATTCTTGGAGAAGGTGGTTCTTTTCGGAAGCAATACACAACGCATGGAAGCTTGGGAAAATGGGAGTTTAGCACCTGAAGATGCTTTAAGAGCTGCTCAAATGCAGGGAATCAGTAGAAG GATGACCGGAATGGTGAGAAGTGTGTCGAAGTTTCCCACTCACCGGAGAAGATTTCGCCAAGTTGTGAAGGATTTGGTGGGTTATTATTTAGAGAAGGAGAATTCTAATAGATCTTGCTCTATGAGATCTACTGCATCCATTGAAAATGTGTAA